The DNA window GATCACAAATTGCATTTTCCTTAATCACTTTTAAAAAAGCTCGAATTACAAGATCTACATTTTTGCGAGGTTCCAAAGTACCTACACTCAAGAAATACTTTTCGGGAAGGTTATATTTCTTTTTTATTGAATTAAATTTTTCCTCGTTCCGGCAAACGTAGAAAAGTGATTTTGAAGCAGCAAGTAAATTAACAAAAACATGATTCGGATTGAGATGGGGTGCATAATTGAGTAGATCTTTTTTGGTGTTTTCTGATACACAGATTGCGTATCCATCCCTTCCAATACTTGCTATAATATCTTGTATAAGGTCTGCTGTGAAATGTAAATCCGGAAACAAAATAGGTATCAAGTCATGAACTGTAACAACTTTTTTTAGATTTGTATACTTTCTGATTTCGTTATTTATAGGATAATAAAACGAGTGAAAAATATTGGCATTTTTAAAAACCTCTTTAAAATGAGTATTTTTGTAATTATAAATTCCTACTTTATTATAGAAATAACGGAATAGCTTTTCTTTTCTGAACGGCAAAAATCCCCTTCTACTCCTGCTATTGGCTCCATTTATTCTTATTGAATCTTCAGTGAAAAAATCATCCAGCTCTTTTGTGGATGTTTCAC is part of the Chryseobacterium paludis genome and encodes:
- a CDS encoding glycosyltransferase family 4 protein; its protein translation is MKLKIILDADVIADFYKDNRTGIFRVTLELFRKISRNDAIEVFYAHLSLLNSETSTKELDDFFTEDSIRINGANSRSRRGFLPFRKEKLFRYFYNKVGIYNYKNTHFKEVFKNANIFHSFYYPINNEIRKYTNLKKVVTVHDLIPILFPDLHFTADLIQDIIASIGRDGYAICVSENTKKDLLNYAPHLNPNHVFVNLLAASKSLFYVCRNEEKFNSIKKKYNLPEKYFLSVGTLEPRKNVDLVIRAFLKVIKENAICDLGLVLVGAKGWDYDKIFDEYNNAQELRDRIVITGRVPDEDLASLYSHAHSFYYMSFYEGFGLPPLEAMQCGVATVTSNTSSLPEVVGDAGIMLDPSDEKLLSKIMLDLYLNEPLREKYARKGLDRSALFSWEKSAEELVTIYQKISDS